A window from Symbiopectobacterium purcellii encodes these proteins:
- the asnS gene encoding asparagine--tRNA ligase — translation MSVVPVVDVLQGRVAVDSEVTVRGWVRTRRDSKAGISFIAVYDGSCFNPLQAVVNNNLPNYQNDVLKLTTGCSVIVTGTVVASPGEGQSFEIQATAVDVVGWVDDPDTYPMAAKRHSIEYLREVAHLRPRTNLIGAVARVRHTLAQAIHRFFHENGYFWVSTPLITASDTEGAGEMFRVSTLDLENLPRTEAGKVDFSEDFFGKEAFLTVSGQLNGETYACALSNVYTFGPTFRAENSNTSRHLAEFWMIEPEVAFATLDDAAALAESLLKYVFKAVLEERADDMAFFAERVDKEAISRLENFVSADFAQVDYTDAIEILLNCGHTFENPVFWGVDLASEHERYLAEQHFKAPVVVKNYPKDIKAFYMRMNEDGKTVAAMDVLAPGIGEIIGGSQREERLAQLDSRLEEMGLNKEDYWWYRDLRRYGTIPHSGFGLGFERLIAYVTGVQNVRDVIPFPRTPRNASF, via the coding sequence CGCCGTCTATGACGGTTCCTGCTTTAATCCGTTACAGGCGGTCGTAAATAATAATCTTCCCAATTACCAGAATGACGTTCTGAAATTGACCACTGGCTGCTCTGTGATTGTCACAGGTACCGTGGTGGCGTCACCGGGTGAAGGTCAATCATTCGAAATTCAAGCGACCGCCGTTGACGTGGTGGGCTGGGTAGACGATCCGGACACCTATCCGATGGCGGCGAAACGGCACAGCATTGAGTACCTGCGTGAAGTCGCGCACCTGCGTCCGCGCACTAATCTGATCGGTGCCGTAGCACGTGTGCGTCATACGCTGGCTCAAGCCATTCACCGTTTCTTCCATGAGAACGGTTATTTCTGGGTCTCCACGCCGCTTATCACCGCGTCGGATACCGAAGGTGCCGGTGAGATGTTCCGCGTTTCTACGCTGGATCTGGAAAACCTGCCGCGTACCGAGGCGGGTAAAGTGGATTTCAGTGAAGATTTCTTTGGCAAAGAGGCTTTCCTGACCGTTTCTGGCCAATTGAACGGTGAAACCTACGCCTGTGCGCTCTCGAATGTGTACACCTTTGGCCCCACGTTCCGTGCTGAAAACTCCAACACCAGCCGCCATCTGGCGGAGTTCTGGATGATCGAGCCGGAAGTGGCCTTCGCGACCCTTGACGATGCCGCCGCGCTGGCCGAAAGCCTGTTGAAATACGTCTTCAAGGCCGTGCTCGAAGAGCGCGCCGATGATATGGCGTTTTTTGCTGAGCGTGTTGATAAAGAAGCCATCAGCCGTCTGGAAAACTTCGTCAGCGCTGATTTTGCCCAGGTGGATTACACCGACGCGATCGAAATCCTGTTGAATTGCGGACATACCTTCGAGAATCCGGTGTTCTGGGGTGTCGATCTGGCTTCCGAGCATGAGCGCTACCTGGCTGAGCAACACTTCAAAGCGCCAGTGGTGGTAAAAAACTACCCGAAAGACATCAAAGCTTTCTATATGCGTATGAACGAAGACGGTAAAACTGTCGCAGCCATGGACGTATTGGCACCAGGCATCGGCGAAATCATCGGTGGTTCTCAGCGTGAAGAGCGTCTGGCGCAGTTGGACAGCCGTCTGGAAGAAATGGGGCTGAATAAAGAAGATTACTGGTGGTATCGCGATCTGCGTCGCTACGGCACCATTCCGCACTCCGGTTTTGGGCTCGGATTTGAACGTCTGATCGCCTATGTGACCGGTGTACAAAATGTGCGCGATGTAATCCCTTTCCCACGCACTCCACGTAACGCCAGTTTCTAA
- a CDS encoding porin, which translates to MMKRNILAVVIPALLAAGAVNAAEVYNKDDNKLDLYGKVTAKHRFSDNSGQDGDKSYARLGFKGETRITSDVTGYGRYEAEFAGNKKEGSDVATRYAFAGLKIADFGTIDYGRNMGIAYDSLAYTDVLPEWGGDQSNSDNFLTGRSTGVLTYRNKDFFGLVDGLNFGLQYQGKNNKDTLNERTAPDTQNGDGWGTSLEYVSPIGVGIVANYAAISRTVEQNQFTTGTGKKAEAWGTGLKYDANNIYVAAIYSELRNASYINGRRDPATPLTNFADKTKIFEAVAQYNFDFGLTPSLGYVSGKAKDDTNNRNAYITKYVSLGATYAFNKNFSVYTEYDIKLIKDTNAYGVNDDDKYAVGVTYQF; encoded by the coding sequence ATGATGAAACGCAATATTCTTGCAGTAGTAATCCCGGCTTTGTTAGCTGCTGGCGCAGTAAACGCAGCAGAAGTTTACAACAAAGACGACAACAAACTGGACCTGTACGGTAAAGTTACCGCTAAACACCGTTTTTCTGACAACAGCGGTCAGGATGGTGACAAATCTTATGCACGTCTGGGTTTCAAAGGTGAAACGCGGATCACCAGCGATGTAACGGGCTACGGTCGTTACGAAGCTGAATTCGCTGGCAACAAAAAAGAAGGTTCTGACGTTGCTACTCGTTATGCTTTCGCCGGTTTGAAAATCGCTGATTTCGGTACCATCGACTACGGTCGTAACATGGGTATCGCTTACGATTCTCTGGCATACACCGACGTTCTGCCTGAGTGGGGCGGCGACCAGTCCAACTCTGACAACTTCCTGACTGGCCGTTCTACTGGCGTTCTGACCTACCGTAACAAAGATTTCTTTGGTCTGGTTGATGGTCTGAACTTCGGTCTGCAATATCAAGGTAAGAACAATAAAGACACTCTGAACGAGCGTACTGCTCCGGACACTCAGAATGGCGACGGTTGGGGTACATCACTGGAGTACGTATCTCCAATTGGTGTAGGTATCGTTGCTAACTACGCAGCAATTAGCCGTACTGTTGAGCAAAACCAGTTTACTACCGGTACAGGTAAAAAAGCTGAAGCTTGGGGTACTGGTCTGAAATATGATGCTAACAACATTTATGTTGCAGCTATCTATTCTGAACTGCGCAATGCAAGCTATATCAACGGCAGAAGAGACCCTGCTACGCCGCTGACCAATTTCGCAGATAAAACTAAAATCTTCGAAGCTGTTGCTCAGTACAACTTCGATTTCGGTCTGACGCCGTCTCTGGGTTACGTTTCTGGCAAAGCTAAAGACGACACCAACAATCGTAATGCCTACATCACCAAATACGTGAGCCTGGGTGCAACTTATGCATTCAACAAAAACTTCTCCGTATACACTGAATACGACATCAAATTGATCAAAGACACTAATGCTTACGGCGTTAACGATGATGACAAGTATGCTGTTGGTGTAACTTATCAGTTCTAA
- a CDS encoding amino acid aminotransferase encodes MFEHITAAAADPILGLADLFRADSRPQKINLGIGVYKDETGKTPVLASVKKAEQFLLENEATKNYLGIDGLPEFALRTQELLFGTQSAIISEKRARSAQTPGGTGGLRIAAEFIASQTAAKRIWVSNPSWPNHKNVFQAAGLEVCDYHYYDAANHALDFDGMVKSLEAVQAGDVVLFHGCCHNPTGIDPTAQQWQALADLSAQKGWLPLFDFAYQGFARGLEEDAEGLRIFAASHPELLVSSSYSKNFGLYNERVGACTLVAANADVADKAFSQVKSIIRANYSNPPAHGAAVVATILGNEALRTLWEQELTAMRERIQRMRHLFVNTLQEKGATQDFSFIIQQNGMFSFSGLTKEQVLRLRDEFAVYAVNSGRVNVAGMTPENMAPLCEAIVAVL; translated from the coding sequence ATGTTTGAACATATTACTGCTGCTGCCGCTGATCCGATTCTTGGCCTGGCCGATCTGTTTCGCGCCGACTCTCGTCCACAAAAAATCAATCTGGGTATCGGCGTATACAAAGATGAAACCGGAAAGACACCGGTGCTGGCCAGTGTAAAAAAAGCAGAACAATTTTTGCTGGAGAATGAAGCCACCAAAAACTATCTCGGAATCGATGGCCTGCCTGAATTCGCTCTGCGCACCCAGGAACTGCTGTTCGGCACGCAAAGCGCGATTATCAGCGAAAAGCGTGCACGTAGCGCACAAACGCCGGGCGGCACCGGTGGCCTGCGTATTGCCGCAGAGTTTATCGCCAGTCAGACCGCCGCTAAGCGTATTTGGGTAAGTAACCCGAGCTGGCCTAACCATAAAAACGTGTTCCAGGCTGCCGGGTTGGAAGTGTGTGATTATCACTACTACGATGCTGCTAACCACGCGCTGGATTTTGATGGCATGGTAAAAAGCCTTGAAGCAGTTCAAGCGGGCGACGTGGTGTTATTCCACGGTTGTTGCCATAACCCGACCGGTATCGATCCTACAGCGCAGCAGTGGCAAGCGCTGGCTGACCTGTCTGCTCAGAAGGGTTGGCTGCCGCTGTTTGATTTTGCCTATCAGGGCTTTGCTCGCGGGCTGGAAGAGGATGCAGAGGGTCTGCGTATTTTCGCGGCTTCCCACCCGGAACTGTTGGTCTCCAGCTCCTATTCGAAGAACTTTGGCTTGTATAACGAACGTGTCGGTGCCTGCACCCTGGTGGCGGCCAATGCCGATGTGGCAGACAAAGCGTTCAGCCAGGTGAAATCCATCATCCGCGCCAACTACTCCAACCCGCCAGCACACGGTGCGGCGGTAGTAGCGACCATTCTCGGCAACGAGGCGTTGCGTACCCTGTGGGAACAGGAACTGACAGCGATGCGCGAGCGCATCCAACGCATGCGTCATCTTTTCGTCAATACCTTACAGGAAAAAGGCGCGACGCAGGATTTCTCGTTTATCATCCAGCAGAACGGTATGTTTTCCTTCAGCGGTCTGACCAAAGAGCAGGTGTTGCGTCTGCGCGATGAGTTTGCGGTCTATGCGGTGAACTCTGGGCGGGTTAACGTGGCGGGTATGACGCCGGAAAACATGGCTCCGCTGTGCGAAGCCATTGTGGCCGTGCTGTAA
- a CDS encoding MBL fold metallo-hydrolase, whose translation MKYQIVPVTAFSQNCTLLWCEETRDAAIVDPGGEAEKIKRAVAQCDINVSQILLTHGHLDHVGAAQQLADHYQVPIIGPHPADAFWLDGLPAQSRMFGLTECAPLTPTRWLQEGDSVTVGNTVLSVLHCPGHTPGHVVFIDKVSRLAQVGDVIFNGGVGRSDFPQGDHQALITSIRTKLFPLGDDITFIPGHGPMSTLGQERKTNPFVHD comes from the coding sequence ATGAAATACCAGATTGTTCCCGTAACGGCGTTCAGCCAAAACTGTACGTTGTTATGGTGTGAGGAAACCCGCGACGCGGCGATTGTTGACCCCGGCGGCGAAGCGGAAAAAATCAAACGCGCCGTCGCGCAGTGCGACATCAACGTGTCGCAAATCCTGTTGACGCATGGACATCTCGATCACGTCGGTGCGGCTCAGCAACTGGCCGATCACTATCAGGTGCCGATTATCGGCCCACATCCCGCAGATGCCTTTTGGCTTGATGGTTTGCCCGCACAGAGCCGCATGTTTGGCCTGACAGAGTGTGCACCGTTAACGCCGACGCGCTGGTTGCAAGAAGGGGATTCGGTAACAGTGGGTAACACGGTGCTGTCCGTGCTGCACTGCCCGGGACATACGCCGGGCCATGTGGTGTTTATCGACAAGGTATCGCGTTTAGCGCAGGTGGGCGATGTGATTTTCAACGGGGGTGTCGGGCGCAGTGATTTCCCGCAGGGCGACCATCAGGCACTGATTACGTCCATTCGTACCAAGTTGTTCCCACTCGGTGATGATATCACCTTTATTCCTGGGCACGGCCCGATGTCGACGCTGGGTCAGGAGCGCAAGACCAATCCTTTTGTGCATGATTAA
- a CDS encoding YcbK family protein, with amino-acid sequence MEFIDHHRRRWLALGGAALGVALLPGQAFATLSTPRPRILTLANLNTGEYLKTEFFDGRRYNKDELSRLNHFFRDYRANKIKTIDPLLFDQLYRLQVMLGTNKPVQLISGYRSVDTNNEMRSHSRGVAKQSYHTKGQAMDFHIEGVQLANIRKAALKLKAGGVGYYPKSNFVHIDTGPTRSW; translated from the coding sequence ATGGAATTCATCGATCATCATCGCCGCAGATGGCTGGCGCTGGGCGGAGCCGCGTTGGGCGTTGCCCTGCTACCGGGGCAGGCGTTTGCCACGCTATCAACCCCGCGTCCGCGCATTCTTACGCTGGCAAACCTTAATACCGGCGAATATCTTAAAACTGAATTTTTCGATGGCCGCCGTTACAACAAAGATGAACTGTCCCGTCTGAACCACTTCTTCCGTGATTACCGCGCCAATAAAATCAAAACCATCGATCCTTTACTGTTCGATCAGCTTTATCGCTTGCAGGTGATGTTAGGCACCAACAAACCGGTGCAGCTGATTTCGGGGTATCGTTCGGTGGACACCAACAATGAAATGCGCAGCCATTCACGCGGCGTAGCCAAACAGAGCTATCACACCAAAGGACAGGCGATGGATTTTCACATTGAGGGTGTGCAACTGGCCAACATTCGTAAAGCAGCGCTGAAACTGAAAGCGGGTGGCGTAGGCTACTATCCGAAAAGTAATTTCGTGCACATTGATACCGGACCGACGCGGAGCTGGTAA